A single window of Streptomyces xanthii DNA harbors:
- a CDS encoding N-acyl-D-amino-acid deacylase family protein, whose translation MLDHLIKGATVVDGTGAPAYVADLGIRDGRIAVIAEPGQVTEEARRSEDASGLVLAPGFVDPHTHYDAQLFWDPYATPSLNHGVTTVAGGNCGFTLAPLNPARPEDADYTRRMMSKVEGMSLVALEEGAPWTWNSFGEYLDALDGRIAVNAGFMVGHCALRRYVMGADAVGGQPSAEQMEQMLELFHQAMDAGAWGLSTTQSSTHSDGDGAPVASRHALPAELLALSRAVGEHEGTQLEAIVAGCLDQFSDDEIDLFVEMSAAAGRPLNWNVLTIDAAVPERVPRQLVPSERARKAGGRIVALTMPILTPMNMSLGTFCALNLIPGWGEILGLPVDERIAKLRDPDVRAEMLRRADSREAGVFRRLAHFGRYVIGDTYSEANEGLTGRVVKDIAAERGQEPFECLVEICANDRLRTVLWPMPTDNDPDSWALRAETWQHEDVMLGGSDAGAHLDRMCGAPYTTRFLGDCLRGRKLVGLEQAVKMLTDDPAQLFGLRERGRIQEGWHADLVLFDPERIDAGKATLVHDLPGDSPRLDSKALGINAVWVNGVEAIRDDVVSGAVPGKVLRSGQDTRTVSTK comes from the coding sequence ATGCTCGATCACCTCATCAAGGGGGCCACCGTAGTCGACGGCACCGGTGCGCCCGCCTACGTCGCCGACCTCGGCATCCGTGACGGTCGGATCGCCGTCATCGCCGAGCCGGGGCAGGTCACCGAGGAGGCCAGGCGCAGCGAGGACGCCTCGGGGCTCGTGCTCGCGCCGGGGTTCGTCGACCCGCACACCCACTACGACGCCCAGCTGTTCTGGGACCCGTACGCCACGCCCTCCCTCAACCACGGGGTGACCACCGTCGCGGGCGGCAACTGCGGATTCACGCTCGCCCCGCTCAACCCCGCGCGGCCCGAGGACGCCGACTACACGCGGCGCATGATGTCCAAGGTCGAGGGCATGTCCCTGGTCGCCCTGGAAGAGGGCGCCCCGTGGACCTGGAACTCGTTCGGGGAGTACCTCGACGCGCTCGACGGGCGGATCGCCGTCAACGCCGGCTTCATGGTCGGTCACTGCGCGCTGCGCCGCTACGTGATGGGCGCCGACGCGGTGGGCGGCCAGCCCAGTGCGGAGCAGATGGAACAGATGCTGGAGCTGTTCCATCAGGCCATGGACGCCGGGGCCTGGGGGCTGTCCACCACACAGTCGTCCACGCACTCGGACGGTGACGGCGCGCCCGTCGCCTCCCGGCACGCGCTGCCCGCCGAGCTGCTCGCGCTCAGCCGTGCCGTCGGCGAGCACGAGGGCACGCAGCTGGAGGCGATCGTCGCCGGGTGCCTCGACCAGTTCAGCGACGACGAGATCGATCTGTTCGTGGAGATGAGCGCGGCCGCGGGCCGGCCGCTCAACTGGAACGTCCTCACCATCGACGCCGCCGTCCCCGAGCGCGTACCGCGCCAGCTCGTGCCCAGCGAGCGGGCCCGGAAGGCGGGCGGCCGGATCGTCGCCCTCACCATGCCGATCCTCACCCCGATGAACATGTCGCTCGGCACCTTCTGCGCGCTCAACCTCATCCCCGGCTGGGGCGAGATCCTCGGCCTGCCCGTCGACGAGCGGATCGCCAAGCTCCGCGACCCGGACGTGCGCGCCGAGATGCTGCGCCGCGCCGACAGCAGGGAGGCCGGCGTCTTCCGGCGGCTCGCCCACTTCGGGCGGTACGTCATCGGGGACACGTACTCGGAGGCCAACGAGGGCCTGACCGGGCGGGTCGTGAAGGACATCGCCGCCGAGCGCGGCCAGGAACCCTTCGAGTGCCTCGTCGAGATCTGCGCCAACGACAGGCTGCGGACCGTCCTGTGGCCGATGCCGACCGACAACGATCCCGACTCGTGGGCTCTGCGCGCCGAGACCTGGCAGCACGAGGACGTCATGCTCGGCGGGTCGGACGCCGGCGCCCACCTGGACCGGATGTGCGGGGCCCCGTACACGACCCGGTTCCTCGGGGACTGTCTGCGCGGCCGCAAGCTCGTCGGTCTGGAGCAGGCCGTGAAGATGCTGACCGACGACCCGGCCCAGCTGTTCGGGCTGCGCGAGCGAGGGCGGATCCAGGAGGGCTGGCACGCCGACCTCGTCCTCTTCGACCCGGAGAGGATCGACGCCGGCAAGGCCACGCTCGTGCACGACCTGCCCGGCGACAGCCCCCGCCTGGACTCCAAGGCCCTCGGCATCAACGCCGTGTGGGTCAACGGCGTCGAGGCCATCCGCGACGACGTGGTGAGCGGCGCCGTGCCCGGCAAGGTGCTGCGCTCCGGACAGGACACACGGACGGTGAGCACCAAGTGA
- a CDS encoding aldehyde dehydrogenase family protein — MTYTAGRLFVGGEWVEPGGGHYDVIDPASEQVVGPAPEASKEQVRDAARAAADAFGPWSRTRPEERAAILDRAADLMQRDFAANAEVAQAESGATSATARGMQVAVGVARFRRYAKGALEPVEQGLPPQINEAGPMGKAGVVGALALRRPVGVVTCITSYNNPWANPAGKVAPALAMGNTVVVKPAPQDPLSVYRMAAALEEAGVPPGVVNVVSGASAEVGQAAVEAPEVDMVSFTGSTAVGQAIGEVCGRSMKRQLMELGGKGAAIVFGDADLDSAVAGIGTTYAFYSGQICTAPTRALVHRSVYDAFVEKLRGYIGFMKVGDPRAKGTVVGPVISAAHRDRVESYVELGRKEGATVVAGGERPDGDGLGTGFYVAPTLLADCTNDMRVVREEIFGPVVAVVPFDGDEDEAVALADDSDYGLIDYVWSGDVAKAFRVARRLRAGGVGVNTIARNMEAPFGGFKKSGVGRDVGSYALHAYSELQSIVWPG, encoded by the coding sequence GTGACGTACACAGCAGGCAGATTGTTCGTCGGCGGCGAGTGGGTCGAGCCGGGCGGCGGGCACTACGACGTGATCGACCCGGCGAGCGAGCAGGTCGTCGGGCCCGCGCCCGAGGCCTCGAAGGAGCAGGTCCGGGACGCGGCGCGGGCCGCCGCCGACGCCTTCGGGCCCTGGTCGCGGACCCGGCCCGAGGAGCGCGCCGCGATCCTCGACCGCGCCGCCGACCTCATGCAGCGCGACTTCGCCGCCAACGCCGAGGTGGCCCAGGCCGAGAGCGGGGCCACCTCGGCGACCGCGCGGGGCATGCAGGTCGCGGTGGGCGTCGCCCGGTTCCGGCGCTACGCCAAGGGGGCCCTGGAGCCGGTCGAGCAGGGGCTGCCGCCGCAGATCAACGAGGCAGGGCCGATGGGCAAGGCGGGCGTCGTGGGGGCGCTCGCCCTGCGCCGGCCGGTCGGCGTCGTCACCTGCATCACCTCGTACAACAACCCGTGGGCCAACCCGGCGGGCAAGGTCGCGCCCGCGCTGGCCATGGGCAACACGGTCGTCGTGAAGCCGGCGCCGCAGGACCCGCTGTCCGTGTACCGGATGGCGGCGGCCCTGGAGGAGGCCGGCGTGCCGCCCGGCGTCGTGAACGTGGTCAGCGGGGCGTCGGCGGAGGTCGGGCAGGCAGCCGTCGAGGCGCCCGAGGTCGACATGGTGTCCTTCACCGGGTCCACGGCCGTCGGGCAGGCCATCGGCGAAGTCTGCGGCCGGTCCATGAAACGGCAGCTCATGGAGCTGGGCGGCAAGGGCGCGGCGATCGTCTTCGGCGACGCGGACCTGGACTCCGCCGTCGCCGGGATCGGCACCACGTACGCCTTCTACAGCGGGCAGATCTGCACGGCCCCGACCCGGGCGCTGGTGCACCGGTCGGTGTACGACGCGTTCGTGGAGAAGCTGCGCGGCTACATCGGCTTCATGAAGGTCGGCGACCCGCGCGCGAAGGGCACGGTCGTCGGACCCGTCATCTCCGCCGCGCACCGCGACCGCGTCGAGTCGTACGTGGAGCTCGGCCGCAAGGAGGGCGCCACGGTCGTCGCGGGCGGCGAGCGGCCCGACGGTGACGGTCTCGGCACCGGGTTCTACGTCGCGCCGACGCTGCTCGCGGACTGCACCAACGACATGCGGGTCGTCCGGGAGGAGATCTTCGGGCCCGTCGTCGCGGTCGTGCCGTTCGACGGCGACGAGGACGAGGCGGTGGCACTCGCGGACGACAGCGACTACGGGCTCATCGACTACGTGTGGTCCGGCGACGTCGCGAAGGCGTTCCGGGTCGCGCGGCGGCTGCGGGCCGGCGGGGTCGGGGTGAACACGATCGCCCGGAACATGGAGGCGCCGTTCGGCGGCTTCAAGAAGAGCGGGGTGGGGCGGGACGTCGGCTCGTACGCGCTGCACGCGTACAGCGAGCTGCAGTCGATCGTGTGGCCCGGGTGA